A window of the Polypterus senegalus isolate Bchr_013 chromosome 4, ASM1683550v1, whole genome shotgun sequence genome harbors these coding sequences:
- the LOC120528407 gene encoding tripartite motif-containing protein 29-like isoform X2 — translation MKFKRPRISPPPSQSYASLGDVECDFCTGKKFRAVKSCLTCLASYCQTHLQLHYEGDALKHHKLVDPDSNLKEKLCEKHQKSLEIFCKTDDSCICMMCVVTGHNGHKMVELETERKEKQPRS, via the exons ATGAAATTTAAGAGACCAAGAATCAGTCCTCCTCCATCTCAGAGTTATGCCAGTCTTGGAGacgtggagtgtgacttctgtactggtaagaagttcagagcggtgaagtcctgtctcacctgcctggcctcctactgtcagactcacctgcagctTCACTACGAAGGAGACGCCCTGAAGCAccacaagctggttgatcctgatagcaatctgaaggagaaactctgtgagaaacatcagaaaagtctggagatattctgtaaaactgatgactcctgtatctgcatgatgtgtgtgGTTACTGGACATAATGGTCATAAAATGGTTGAGCTGGAGACAGAGAGGAAAGAAAAACAG CCTCGGTCCTGA
- the LOC120528407 gene encoding tripartite motif-containing protein 29-like isoform X1, producing MKFKRPRISPPPSQSYASLGDVECDFCTGKKFRAVKSCLTCLASYCQTHLQLHYEGDALKHHKLVDPDSNLKEKLCEKHQKSLEIFCKTDDSCICMMCVVTGHNGHKMVELETERKEKQKQMGETLSDIKRRLEEREKTLKEMRKSMEEMKVSGKGRQHFTSKRGEINENLKSSRASLVMMSRETRRES from the exons ATGAAATTTAAGAGACCAAGAATCAGTCCTCCTCCATCTCAGAGTTATGCCAGTCTTGGAGacgtggagtgtgacttctgtactggtaagaagttcagagcggtgaagtcctgtctcacctgcctggcctcctactgtcagactcacctgcagctTCACTACGAAGGAGACGCCCTGAAGCAccacaagctggttgatcctgatagcaatctgaaggagaaactctgtgagaaacatcagaaaagtctggagatattctgtaaaactgatgactcctgtatctgcatgatgtgtgtgGTTACTGGACATAATGGTCATAAAATGGTTGAGCTGGAGACAGAGAGGAAAGAAAAACAG aaacagatgGGGGAgacactgagtgacatcaagaggagacttgaggagagagagaagacactgaaggagatgaggaAATCAATGgaggagatgaaggtgagtggaaaaGGAAGACAACACTTCACATCAAAGAGGGGAGAAATAAACGAGAACTTGAAGAGCAGCAgagcttcactggtgatgatgagTAGGGAAACGAGAAGGGAGAGTTAG